The sequence TTTTTTTTTCCCTGGTATgatccacctaaaatttagatctgcttcatttttcattttttgggaaCATGTCCTTGGATCGGGGGATCATCTGATGAATGATAGCACGAAAATAGCAGCAACTGAATTATCCAACTCTTCAATTGGTGGTCATAAACTGTATATCTATATACTCTgtatctgagagagagagagagagagagagagagagagagagagagagagagtacctagTTGGAACTTGTCCACTTGATGGATCATCTCATCTTTAGTGCCTCATTCGATTCTGTGGTGGTCAATCCAGATGTTTGGGATGTGTGACGCTTTGCTCCGATACTTCCTTATGCATTTATCAGCCAGCATTCGATTGCCGGAGATTTTAAAATCTTGGAGACAGGTAAGGCCCCACAACCCTTGAGGCAATGACCGCAACTCGGGGCAGCCGTATATCTGGAGACTCCTAAGAGACTTGAGCTGTCCCAAATCATCAGGAAGAGACCTCAATTTAGAGCAATTGCTGATAGTAAGAGTCTCTAGTGACTCCAATTTTTTCCATCCGTAGGGGAGACACGTCGTGCTTTTTAAATGAGATATCTGAAATGTCTTGAGGCTTGGGAGGTTCGGTAATGGCCACAAAATCTCGCCACATCCCGAGATGTCGAGGGATGTTAGACTTTTCGGGAGGTGTGTCAGCAGTGCCTTCAATTTCCAGCAGTAGTAAATTCTTAATGAGTGTAGAGACGGCAATATCTCTCTGTCTTCTAATCTCAAGTCCCACTCCTCCAATTCATACATGTAATTGAACACGAGCTCTTCCAGCTTCGGGAATGCCACCCTGTTTATGTCCCCACCACTGCTATTCCCGTAAAATTCACTTCCCACCCGTTTTACAAGACCTGCCGTTATTTCAAGGTATTTAAGCGAAGGTAGTCTCCCTAGCCCAGGCAACTGTGTACACTTATTGCAATATATTAATCTCAAGCTGACTAAATTTGAGAAAGATGAATCTCCTATCCAGGTTGGGAACTTGGAACCAATGTATCCCCAAATTTTCAGCTCTTCTAGGTTTGCAAGGGACGGCCGGAGGGCTTCAACTACATTTTCCAtcctctccacctcaccatttccTGACATTTCAAGAGCATCATCTGGTGACATATTTAGAGACAATACACGAAGTTGTGACTTGTTCTCCAGTTGTGCTTCCTTAGCCTCATCCACGCTCCCTACTCTCTCCAAGTGTTCTATATCTAGCTTTCCTTGGAGAGAGTCAAGTCGCTTCAGCTCTCCAATCTTACATCCTCCATCGCCTCCCACGATAAACCTACTCAACGTTCGAAGGGAACTTATTCTCCCCAACCCTTCCGGTAAGCGCTTTAGTTCCGGTGTGTCTTCAATTTCTAGATGTCTCAAGCGGACCATTGCACTCATCCCACTTGGCAGTCTTTCGAGGCATTCACACCAATTCAACTTCAAGGTCTGCATATTGCTGAGACTACTCACTGATTCCGGCAACTCAACTATCTCTGAATGAGACAAGTCAAGATATCGTAAATGCTTCAGCAACCCAATTGATCTTGGCAATTCTTTAATTCCTGTGATATAAGTACCACGGAGATCCAATGCCCTAAGGGACCCACCGCATTGGAATAAATTATCAGGGATGGTACTAATCGGTGGATATCCCATTTGGATGAGAGTTCGCAATTTTTTTGCATGACATAGAGGAGCAGGAATGTGTGAGGTTTCCCAGGTGGCAATAAATGATGAATGACGGACTGTAAGTACAGAGCTGGAGTCCGACTTTCCATTCTCAAAGATGCAACATTCATTCTTTGTAATGAATTGGATGAGATCGTGAAGGAGATCATGTATTGTACATCTGactttttcaaattcaaaatcattcaccactttttgaAACAAAGACTGCGCCAGTAGTTCGTCAAAGTACTCTCCTCCGATTGCTTCCATCTCTCTTTTTCCATCGGGCTTGATGAAACCCTGAGCTAACCACAACTGGACCAATGTATCCTTATGCATCTTATAATCTTTCGGAAATATTGAGCAATATGCAAAACACTGCTTCAAATGGACAGGCAAATTATAATAGCTCAGCAACAAAGCCGGTAAGATACCTTTCGCGATGTCTCGTATTTCCCATGTTTGGCTTTGCAAGATGTCCTTCCAATCTTGTGTGGTCATCTTGGAACGCATGACGCTTCCAATTACCTTTAACGAAAGAGGCACTCCTTTACACTTCTTCACTATCTCTCTTCCGATCTTTTCCAACGCCCGGCAATCTTCCACTATCCTCCCAGCGAAAGCTCTGGTTCTGAACAGTAACCAGCTATCATCATAGGATAAACCTTTCAATTCATGCATGTAGGCAGACGGCTTGCATGTATTTGCAACCTTCTCGCTGCGAGTGGTGACCAAAATTTTACTTCCAGGAGCACCTCTTTGCAAGGAAAGCATTAATTTTTCCACCTGTCACTATCATCGTTCCACACATCATCAAGCACAATCAAGAATAGCTTGCCCTGTAATGTTTGGACAAGCTGCTTTTGCAATGAGTCTAGCTGAGAATCCGGTGGACTTGTCCCTACGGCTGCTTCTATAATTGCTTTTGTAAGATTTATGACATTAAAATCATCAGAAACACAAACCCATGGAAACACATTGAAATGGCTCCTCACCCTTTTATCATTGTGGATCAATTGAGCAAGAGTCGTCTTGCCCAACCCGCCAACGCCTACTATCGAAATGACATGAATCCCTCCCTCCTCAGAACTGCTCCCGCTGACCAACTTGCTTATTATTATATCTTTGTCTCTGTCTCTCCCGAGCATCTTCGATTCATCTACGAGCGAACTAGTTTGAAACTCGGCCTTGTCAGGATGACTACCTCCACGGAAACTGTGAATCTCCTTAAAACTGAACTTACTTTTGTCAGCTGCAATCTGATCCAGCTTCGCACTTACTTCTTTTATCCGTTGCGCAAAATTTTGCTGTGATGCAATTTTGTTGGAAATTGTGGGAAAAAACGTCCGAACCTTATCTCCAATGCTGCGATTATCAGTATCATCACCGTCGGTCCATGATTCATGGGCCAACCTGATCCAATCTTCTAGACCGCAACATGTAAAGAGTGAAAATAACCACCTACATGCCTGGTTTTCCATGCGCTGCCGATCGTCACCATCGTTTGTCTCTGATTCAGGTTCTGGCCATTGAATCATCTCATCTAGCAAGTCCTCCACATCGTAAGCCACGTCTTTGAGCTTTTTTAACCAAAGTTGCATGCTTTCGTTGTGAAATTGGATAATTTCTGCATCATTAAGAAGTGCTTGAATGGATTCGAACGTAGAAGATATCTTTTCAAGTTCTGCTTGGGCGCCACCAACCGAATCAACCTCTTCCCCGAGTTTCTTCATAACATTTGAAACAAGTGCATCTCGAATTTTCTTCATAACCATCGAAACAAGCGAATCTGCCATTGTTTCAGAAcacgcacagagagagagagagagagagagagagagagagagagagctttgaaacCCCTGATAAAGCAGAGATAGAGAGAAAACTTTGAAACCCCAGATAaagcagagacagagagagagctttgaaacCCCAGATGAAGCAGAGACAGAGACACAGCTTTGAAACCCCAGataaagcagagagagagagagagagagagagagagagagagagagagagagagagatcagattgTAGGAAattgagagtgagagagtgatCAGATCTCAGGAAATTGAGAGGGAGAGTtcgatgatggaagaaatggtGAGAGATAGAGATGAGAGCTAGAGAGAGAGGTATGATTGCAGgaaatgaggagagagagagagagagagagagagagagagagagagataagattaCAGGAAATTTAGAGCGAGAGTAGCAGgaaattgagagggagagagtgatgatcgaagaaatgagagagatgagagatgagatggTAGGAAATCTAGAGAAAGAGATATGGGATATGAGATGCCAcgaaaattgagagagagatagacagaGATACTTCAggaaactgagagagagagagggatcagATCGCAGGAAACTGAGAGGGAAAGCGATGATCGCCGAAGAAAcgaggagagagatgagagacagGGTTGCGAGTCAAGGATTCTTTGAATACTTAAGAGAGGCTTGATGCatcaatctacaccgtccaacaaaGCTCCGTGGGACCTGCAGAAATGtccgtgtaaaatccactctgtccatcagtttctccacgTCATGTTACAATTACAGCacaaaaatcaaccaaatccaagattcaagtgagccgcaacataagaaacagtagtgGTTGTGCGGCCATGGTTGGAACcttatatagtggggcccacataagattTTGATCAGTCTGATCTTTGTGCTTTCCCCTTCTTTCTAGTGGGAGTcaccttttgaacgggttggattgtgcataaacatcatattgagcccagaaaaattcaatggtggacgttgctATCCcttatcaaaattttaaataaaatgggATAATTTTGTAATTtcgcatccttgcgcaggaacttccgaaatccgcgtccatcaatttctaagtaattgtTTTGTCAAGTGCCAGCGCATCGTCCatcacgctctgccagagtatcaaagttcacGGGGGAACAACTCCGTCGGTAGTTGTAACACCCAACGTCATTTTGGGCAAACGGATAGAGtctgtgatagttcaccaccgttTTAAAAACAGAGGAGACTTTGAACGTACACATGGATTAGTTGCAAAGCAATCCAGATCGTCCAACTCTCTGATCCATCTGGAGATGAAGCCCGAGAACAAGACACTGACATATGATAGTGCCCATCTTTtttcctctgtttttttttttttctcttgatcagtgattttagagatatactCCATCTAAAACGTACCCCAGCCCAGTTACATGTGGTGgtcaaatggtggtgaactatcataggaATCCAGTCGTTGGTCAAACCATTCCCCTCACCAAGAGAAAGATGCCTTTCAGCCAAGAGGAATTATATTTATATGATTCATCGCATTCATATTTCCACAGTGTACATCGATTTTATGACAATTCGTGCCTATAATCatgcaatctagaccattgatctgttgtatAAAATCATGGATAGACTgctataataaatattttattgataGGAAAATCATAAGGTTTTGATTAGTGGTCCACAAATAAACGcttgaaaagagaaatgcaacaaGGATCTAGAAAGCATCTAGATTCAAATGAAAAAGGCCTTAATATTGATAGTCTGAATCTTTCAAACGTGAAGAATTTTGATTCAAGCAATATCCACAGCTAAAATCAATAGACCAATGGCTTGGATTACCAAAAAATCATTCCAACTTGTGAGATATGAGAAGCATGTGTACCGTACAAATATGCGGGCCAGGTATCATTTAATTCCTCAACGGATAAAAGAGAAATCtaggacagtggaccccaccttttatccattggatattcttggaacaatacaaacttaacgtactcacttagacctcctcgtacggacaataaacttcaggacgaaaatacccctccttttcacagaaacggattggctactccgcctgccaaCCGCCAATGGCAGATCGttgtgatctgtgggccccaacatgatttatgcctttcatccatgccgtccatatatttttccggatcattttatggtatgagacaaaagataaggtatatccaaatcttaagtgtaccacattacacgaaacagtgttgaatgagcatcaaccattagaaatcttaccccatctaagttggggcccactgtgatgtttgtgagaaacctccccgtataagttcattcatagggtcacaaagacctggatgaagaggaaaaacaaatttcataatgatccaaaacttctataacccctaaaagggtttcaatggtagggttTCAATTCCCCAtgtcttttacagtgtggtccacttgatagctacatctatcttatttttcacctcaagccttaatacgagttcgccagatagatggacggtttggatataacacatacctcataatgagacccacaaaaattgatggggattacaacaaaaggaggagaaaaaaacaaaaacgaaGCCAGCGAGTGGGGGTCAACCGGGTTAGGACCCGGTCGACCGAGtcaaagaataataataaaaaaaaaaactcagccaGCGAGTTGAGGTCGACCGGGCTGGGACCCGGTTGACCGGGTCAGAGCTTgacctatcgctacggattataaccgtagccataactatagtgctatgcactttttttttttctttttttttaaatttttttatttttttattttttacatggagaaaattttcccccttacatttttctataatacataattatgtaaatatgtatatataagtatataaaaatgtttttctatcttttaattcatttctttgtctatttatttaacaagcatatctcctaaactagaatgatttacttaacttaccacatatgattttggggtaggagaagctagccaaccaacctagttattttccaagattccatcgggtcgatggtcgaaaatctattttatttagttcatggtcaatttcaatcacttcgcggtcgggttggatcgggttgaaagtcaggtgggttggttcgggttggtgctcaacccaaacccaacccaaagttcctatacctaaaccttgacccaacctaacccaatcttgggttgggaattctcaacccaagccaaaCCCAAGAGGGttcgacgggttgattgggttggtcgggtgtatacgtgctaatattttcgttataacattagtttattatatttcaatataggacttattttttgtatctatgattttattaattatatacgtgattattcatcataaagaacttcatttttttaaaaaaaaaccaagctaaaatataggactactcctttaaaaagtcatgtagcatagcacgcaatctatttaggagagagaaatctggcatatcttgttagcgtgagtccttggaaatgacgtggacgaatgagacccgacatcactagtgtaccttctgcacaaacaatccacactcaattataatttataagtaagtaactaatatattgatcgggttcaggttgggtcgggcaacctgagacctcaacccaagcccaacctaagttttatcgggttggtgtttgtatagcccaagcttgaaatcAGA is a genomic window of Magnolia sinica isolate HGM2019 chromosome 15, MsV1, whole genome shotgun sequence containing:
- the LOC131228062 gene encoding putative disease resistance protein RGA3; amino-acid sequence: MADSLVSMVMKKIRDALVSNVMKKLGEEVDSVGGAQAELEKISSTFESIQALLNDAEIIQFHNESMQLWLKKLKDVAYDVEDLLDEMIQWPEPESETNDGDDRQRMENQACRWLFSLFTCCGLEDWIRLAHESWTDGDDTDNRSIGDKVRTFFPTISNKIASQQNFAQRIKEVSAKLDQIAADKSKFSFKEIHSFRGGSHPDKAEFQTSSLVDESKMLGRDRDKDIIISKLVSGSSSEEGGIHVISIVGVGGLGKTTLAQLIHNDKRVRSHFNVFPWVCVSDDFNVINLTKAIIEAAVGTSPPDSQLDSLQKQLVQTLQGKLFLIVLDDVWNDDSDSKILVTTRSEKVANTCKPSAYMHELKGLSYDDSWLLFRTRAFAGRIVEDCRALEKIGREIVKKCKGVPLSLKVIGSVMRSKMTTQDWKDILQSQTWEIRDIAKGILPALLLSYYNLPVHLKQCFAYCSIFPKDYKMHKDTLVQLWLAQGFIKPDGKREMEAIGGEYFDELLAQSLFQKVVNDFEFEKVRCTIHDLLHDLIQFITKNECCIFENGKSDSSSVLTVRHSSFIATWETSHIPAPLCHAKKLRTLIQMGYPPISTIPDNLFQCGGSLRALDLRGTYITGIKELPRSIGLLKHLRYLDLSHSEIVELPESVSSLSNMQTLKLNWCECLERLPSGMSAMVRLRHLEIEDTPELKRLPEGLGRISSLRTLSRFIVGGDGGCKIGELKRLDSLQGKLDIEHLERVGSVDEAKEAQLENKSQLRVLSLNMSPDDALEMSGNGEVERMENVVEALRPSLANLEELKIWGYIGSKFPTWIGDSSFSNLVSLRLIYCNKCTQLPGLGRLPSLKYLEITAGLVKRVGSEFYGNSSGGDINRVAFPKLEELVFNYMYELEEWDLRLEDREILPSLHSLRIYYCWKLKALLTHLPKSLTSLDISGCGEILWPLPNLPSLKTFQISHLKSTTCLPYGWKKLESLETLTISNCSKLRSLPDDLGQLKSLRSLQIYGCPELRSLPQGLWGLTCLQDFKISGNRMLADKCIRKYRSKASHIPNIWIDHHRIE